A window of Primulina huaijiensis isolate GDHJ02 chromosome 9, ASM1229523v2, whole genome shotgun sequence contains these coding sequences:
- the LOC140983898 gene encoding uncharacterized protein — MDLALPSELTTDVLLLSLPSSFDPFVVNFNMNKMEPTLEELVNMLVTFESTIKKEKPVLFVGSSSGTKTGPPGKGKKRSFQRPKKNVPLKRQSPSPAVAATPVKADKTVDICHHCKKPGHWRRNCREYLAQKGSGKGDGKK, encoded by the exons atggatcttgcattgccatcggagctgaccaccgacgtgttgcttttgtcgctgcctagctcgtttgatccttttgtggtgaacttcaacatgaacaagatggagccgacccttgaggagttggtgaacatgcttgtgacttttgagtccactatcaagaaagagaagccggttctttttgtgggctcttcatctggtacgaagaccggtccacctgggaagggaaagaagcgttctttccaacgtcccaagaagaacgtgcccttgaagaggcagtctccgagtcccgctgtggcagccacaccagtgaaggctgacaagactgttgacatctgtcatcactgcaagaagcctggacattggaggcgtaactgcagggaatatcttgcccagaagggttctggaaaag gtgatgggaagaagtag
- the LOC140984073 gene encoding uncharacterized protein, with the protein MRDGASVHEHGLKLIGLVDKLVGMDLILPSELTTDVLLLPLPSSFDLFVVNFNMNKLEPSLEELVNMLVTFESTIKKEKSVLYVGSSSGTKTDPHGKGKKRSFQRPKKNVPLKRQSPSPAVAATPVKADKTVDICHHCKKPGHWRRNCREYLAQKGSGKGDGKK; encoded by the exons atgcgagatggggcttcggtccatgagcatggcctaaagttgattgggctcgtggacaagctcgttggcatggatctgatcttgccttcggagttgaccactgatgTGTTGCTGCTACcgttgcctagctcatttgatctttttgtggtgaacttcaatatgaacaagcttgagccgagccttgaagagttggtaaacatgcttgtgacttttgagtccactatcaagaaagagaagtcggttctttatgtgggttcttcatctggtacgaagaccgatccacatgggaagggaaagaagcgttctttccaacgtcccaagaagaacgtgcccttgaagaggcagtctccgagtcccgctgtggcagccacaccagtgaaggctgacaagactgttgacatctgtcatcactgcaagaagcctggacattggaggcgtaactgcagggaatatcttgcccagaagggttctggaaaag gtgatgggaagaagtag